The genomic region GAAGGCAAGCTTCCGGGCAGTATTGTCGCCCGACTTGATCGACTGATTGACAGGCTTGAGGACTATTTGCCCACAGACAGCAAACCCTCGCTCCTGCATGGTGATCTGTGGGGTGGCAATATCCTGTGCAGGATCGACACACTTGCCGGTTTGATTGATCCGGCGATCTATTACGGGGACCGGGAAATCGAACTGGCCTTCGGGACGCTATTTGGCGACCTGACATCGGAATTTTTTGGGCGATATAATGAAATACTGCCAATCAATCCCGGATTCTTTGAAGAACGCCGCGATTTGTATAATCTTTATCCGTTACTGGTCCATGTTCGCCTGTTTGGCGGCCATTATGTCGGTTCGGTTGACCATATCCTTGCCCGATTTGGTCAATAGGCCGGTTATGGGCGCGCCCACGCGCCAAGCTACAAACACACAAAAAAGGGGACGAGAGAGTTGAGAATTCTACTAGGTGCCGCAGTTGCCTCGACCATGACGGTCAGTATTGCCGCCATTGCGCATGAAGGAGCAACCGGTGTCGTCAAGGAACGTATGGATGGCATGAAGGCCATCGGTCAGCAGGTCAAGATCATGGTGCCAATGATGAAGGGTGCCCTGCCCTATGACCCCGAACAGGTTGCAAAGTCAGCCGCGATTATTGAAGGCAATTCCGGCGAAACCTTTACCACCCTTTTCCCCGAAGGCAGCAACGAACATCCTTCCGAAGCACTTTCTGACATCTGGGACGACTGGTCGAAATTCAGCGGCCTTGCCAATGAACTGAATTCCAAGGCCGCGGACCTCAAAACAGTTGCAACCAATGGCGGATCGGAAGACGACTTCAAGGCAGCGCTTGGTCAGATGATGCAGACCTGCAAGTCCTGCCATAGCGACTTCAAGGACTAAATCGTTCAAAGACCGGCAATCATCACAAAGGCCGCAGCAAATGCTGCGGCCTCTTTGTTTGTATAGCTGTATCAAATTGTTGTTAGCGCCCGATCATGGCAAAGAATTCGCGACGCGTGATCGGGTCGTCGCGGAATGCGCCAAGCATCCGGCTGGTGACCATCGACACGCCGGTCTTGTGCACGCCACGGGTGCTCATGCATTGGTGATTGGCATCAATCACCACCGCCACACCAAGCGGATCGAGTTCTTCCTGAATGGTGTTGGCAACCTGTGCGGTCATCTTTTCCTGAATCTGCAGGCGTTTGGCATAAACCTCGACCACGCGGGCCAGTTTGGAAATGCCAACAACACGGCGGCGCGGCAGATAGGCGACATGTGCCACACCAATGATCGGCACCATGTGATGTTCGCAATAGGATTCGACGCGAATGTCGCGCAGAACGACCATTTCGTCATAGCCGTCGGTTTCTTCGAATGTCCGACGCAGAATTTCAGCCGGGTCCTGCTGATAGCCAGCAAAGAATTCACCATAAGACCGTGCCACACGGTCAGGGGTTCCGCGCAAACCTTCGCGGTCGGGATCATCCCCGGCCCAACGCAGAAGTGTCCGAACCGCTTCTTCTGCTTCTTCGCGTGTCGGACGCTTCACCGGGTTATGTTCGCTGCACATACCAAATCCTTTGTCATTTTATTACAGGATTGAACCTGCCTTGGTGGGGCTCACGGCCCGCGCTACCTGATACTGTTTTTTGATGCGATCAGTTCACAGTGTGTTGCCCATGCGGACTGTCCAGCGAAAAGGCTGGAATCGCAATATCAAAATGATTGCCGTCCATATCCGTCATTTCGAATGTTCCGACCATGAAGCCGCTTGGCGTGGTCAGTGGCGCGCCACTGGTGTAGTTGAAACTTTCGCCGCAGGCCAAAACAGGCTGTTCGCCGACAACACCCGGGCCTTTGACTTCTTGGGTTTCGCCACGCGAATCCGTAATCCGCCAGTGACGGTTAAGCAACTGAACAGTTTTCGATCCGAGATTCTCGATCTCGATGCGATAAGCCCAAATGTAACGATGGGTGTCCGGGTCTGATTCGTCCTCAAGGAACATCGGTTTTACCGATACCTTGATGTCGTGGGTTACGGTCGAATACATGCATATCTCCGGGCCAAGTGTGTTCCAGTCAATTTGCATCAGCCAAGAATGCGATGGATGGACCCTTTATGTAGACAATCCTTCCCGAAAGTACCAGTCGGCAGTCAAAACAAACTGGCATTATCCCCCGGATCGGAAACGATAAGGCCCGCACAATGTACGGGCCGGATCGATGTCAGGATTACTGTTGGTCCATGCTTTTAAACGGCAAGGGCCGCCAACAGGTCTTCCTTGAGGTCATCAATATCTTCCAGACCGACAGATAGACGCAGCATGCCCTCGGTAATGCCCATGGCAACCTTGTCCTCGGCCGGTACACGCTGATGCGTGGTGGTCCAGGGATGGGTTGCAAGGCTTTTTGCATCGCCAAGGTTGTTGGAAATATCAATCAGCTTGAGATTATCAAGCAACGAGAAGGCTGCTTTTTTACCACCGGCAAGCTCGATTGCGATCAATCCACCACCACGGCCAGACATTTGCTTCATTGCCAGTTCATGCTGCGGGTGACTTTTCAGCCCCGGATATAGAACGCGTGACACGTGCGGCTGTTCCGAAAGAAACTCAGCCAATGCAGTTGCATTGCGAATATGCTGATCCACACGCAGGCTAAGTGTCTCAAGCCCCTTAAGAAGAACCCAGGCATTGAACGGGCTCATGCTTGGCCCGGTATGACGCAGGAAGGTAGTCAGGTGTTCGTCATGCCATTCCTTGTCATTAAACAGGATCGCCCCGCCAAGGCAGCGCCCCTGCCCATCAATATGCTTGGTCGCGGAATAGACAACAATATCCGCCCCCAGTTCCATCGGCTTTTGCAGGATCGGTGTGGCAAAGACGTTATCGACAATCACCTTGGCACCGGCCTTGTGCGCCAGTTCGGAAATGAAGGCGATATCAAGAACCTCAAGCGTCGGGTTCGAAGGTGTTTCAAGGAAAACCGCATCGGCCGGCTTCGAAAGTGCCTTTTCCCAGGCGTCCTTGTCCGTGCCGTCCACCAGTTCGGTCTCAACACCAAACCGCGGCAAAAGCGTGGTCAGGATAAATTCGCACGACCCGAACAGCGCACGCGATCCAACCACACGTCCACCGGCCTTGGTGCTGGCCGCCAACGCATTCCAGACAGCCGACATGCCCGATGCCGTTGCGCGGCAATATTGCGCGCCCTCGATCAGGGCAAGGCGTTCTTCGAACATGCCAACGGTCGGATTGGCGAAACGCGAATACACAAAACGTTCCGGACCGCTGCCATCAAAGGAGGCCTCGGCCTCGGCGGCAGTTTCATACACATAGCCGGAATTCATAAAGATGGCTTCGGAGGTCTCGCAGAATCCGCTGCGCGCTGTACCGCCACGCACGGATCGGGTCGCTGCGCGCCAGTTATCGGAAGCCTTTTTGTCGGTCGTCATCGTCTTGCTCCTACATGCCCGAAATATATGCATATCGTAATCCGGACACAAAAAAACCCTGACCGGCATGATTGGGTCAGGGCCGAAGCCATAGCACCCCTCTTTAGCGATTTTTTACGTGGCCGCAAGCCGGTCGACAAATCCCACGATGCGCAGACGATACGTCCAGTTTTCCCCTACGTCAAGCGCCACTCCCTCAGGTTTATTGCGCATGTTCCTGCGCCATCCCGCCCGGCTTTGTACAATTTGCCCTCACGCAATGGTGAAGGCAGTTCATAAGCAAGTTTTGAGATTTCTCTCTAATGTTGGATCAAATAATGCGATCCTGCTGTTTAAGGATTTGCATATCGCCCCACCGATGCGACTTGCAAGAGACTGAAATTAATGACAAAAACCAGTTCAATGGCGTCAAACTTGTCCGAACAGAAACAAGATATCCCAACGGAAATCACCGGCACATCAAAGCCCCTGTGGCGCAAACTTTTGCCGGTGGCTGTGCTGATTGTCGGGCTTGTCATTGCATGGGCCAGCGGCGTTCTGGATTTGCTGTCATTTGAGTCCCTGCGTGAAAACCGTGACCTGTTGCAGGGCTTTGTTGCCGATAACCCGGTTTCCAGCGTTCTGGTCTTTATGGGGCTTTACGTCGTTTCGGTCGCACTTTCCCTGCCAATCGGGTCGATCCTGACCATCACGGGTGGCTTTCTATTCGGGGCTTTTCTTGCCACCAGTTATGTTGTGGTATCCGCCACCATCGGCGCGACGATCGTTTACCTTGCGGCCCGCTATGCATTTTACGATCTGATGCGCGCCAAGGCCGGAAACGCCGTCCGCAGGATGGAAGAAGGCTTTGCTGAAAACGCCTTTAGCTATTTGATGGTTTTGCGCCTGATCCCGATCTTTCCCTTCTGGCTGGTCAATCTTGTGCCGGCCCTTCTTGGCGTCAAACTGCGATCCTTTGTTTTTGGCACCATGATCGGCATCATTCCGGGCACTTTTGTTTATGCCTCGATCGGGGATGGTCTTGGCGCGCTGTTTGATCAGGGCAAGACACCTGATCTTGGCATCATCTTTGAACCCCGTATTCTGACCCCGATCATCGGGCTCGCCGTGCTGGCGCTTTTGCCGGTGGCCTACAAGAAATTGCGCAAACGTAAAATCGGGGAGAACGCCGATGAATAAGATCATCACGACCGACATTTGTGTCATCGGAGCTGGATCCGGCGGCCTTTCGGTCGCCGCCGGCGCGGTTCAGATGGGCGCAAAGGTTGTCCTGATCGAAAAGGGCAAGATGGGCGGTGATTGCCTTAATACCGGCTGCGTTCCGTCCAAGGCGCTGCTGGCGGCTGGCCATGCCGCGGAAAATGCACGCAGGGCTTCACGGTTTGGCGTATCGACCGGGCCGGTGGAGATCGACTTTGGCCGGGCAATCGACCATGTTCATTCCGTGATCGCAGGCATCGCGCCCCATGATTCTGTCGAACGGTTCGAAGAACTCGGCTGCACGGTCATTCAGGCCGAAGCCCGTTTTACCGGTCCGGGTGAAGTCATTGCCGGTGAAACCACAATCAAGGCCAAACGCTTTGTCATCGCCACCGGATCGCGTGCGGCAGTACCACCGATCCCCGGCCTTGAAACCGTTTGCTATTTCACCAATGAAACCATTTTCGAAAACCGCGTTCGCCCAGAACATCTGATCATCATCGGCGGCGGGCCCATCGGGCTTGAAATGGCGCAGGCCCATCATCAGCTGGGCGCGAAAGTTACCGTGATTGAAATGGGCACCATCCTGCCCAAGGATGATCCGGATCTGGTGGCTGTTATCCGCGACCGTATCAAGGCCGATGGCATCAGCCTTTATGAAGGCGCCAAGACCAAGGAAATCCTTGATGTGAATGACCAGATCAGGGTCGTGATCGAACATCAGGGCATCGAGATTACCTTGGAAGGCAGCCACCTTTTGCTGGCAACCGGACGCAAACCAAATGTCGAAAATCTCGGCCTGAAGGATGCCGGTATTGACTATACCGACCGTGGCATTTCCGTCGATGCGCGATTGCGGACGTCAAACAAAAAGGTCTTTGCCATTGGCGATATCACCGGCGGCCTGCAATTTACCCATATGGCGGGATATGATGCTGGCATCGTCATTCGCAATGCGCTGTTCCGTCTTCCGGCCAAGGTCGATCACAGTGCCGTGCCATGGGTGACCTATACCAACCCGGAATTGGCACAGGTCGGCCTGACCGAAAAGACCGCCCGCGAACAATATGGCGATGACATCCGCGTTGTGACCTGGGATTACGCCGAAAATGACCGCGCCCGGGCAGAGGCCGAGACCGAGGGCTTCATCAAGGTCATCACCAAACCAAATGGCCGGATTCTGGGGGCTGCCATCGTCGGACGGCAGGCGGGTGAACTGATCGGTGTCTGGTCACTTGCCATCAGCAAGAAGATGAAGATCGGCGCCATCGCCGGGATGATCGCACCTTACCCGACCTTGGGCGAACTTTCCAAACGCGTCGCCGGGGCCTGGTATACCCCCAGCCTGTTTGGCGAAAAAACGCGCAAGCTTGTTAGATTCCTGCTCAGGTTCGCATAAGCGGTTTTCTTGGATCGCGCATCAAAACAAGCATCTGTATCGCTGTACTTTTTTCGTTTTATCGGCCTAACATCAGTTAATGAATAACCGGCATCTGAAATTGCCCCCTTGGGCCAAATCGCTTTCCGCGCGCCTTCTGGTGCTGACGGTAAGCTTTGTCATGCTTGCCGAGGTGTTTGTCTTTGCCCCCTCTGTCGCACGCTTTCGGATTGACTGGTTAAAGGCGCATCTTGATTCCGGGTACCTTGCCGCCCTTGCCCTTGAAGCCACCCCCGATCAGATGATCCCCGATGATCTTGAACGCGAACTTCTGTCCAATGCCGGGATCGAGGCCGTCATCCTGCGCCGTGAAGATCGCAAATTGCTGCTGCAACGCGATGATATGCCTGCCAAGGTCGACAAGGATGTCAATCTGAGCGATTTCTCGATCCCGATGGCCTTGATGGAAGGGCTGGCGACACTCAGCCAGACTGAAAACCGGGTATTGCGCGTGGTCGGCATGCCATCCATGGCGCCTGATTTCGAGATCGAGGTGCTTGTTCATGAAGACCGCCTGACCGAGGCGATGCGCAATTTCGGCTGGCGGGTGTTTGGCCTGTCGCTGATGATTTCTTTCTTTACGGCCGGACTTGTCTATTTCGCGCTCAACCGGTTGCTGGTGCGCCCGATGC from Thalassospira indica harbors:
- a CDS encoding c-type cytochrome, whose product is MRILLGAAVASTMTVSIAAIAHEGATGVVKERMDGMKAIGQQVKIMVPMMKGALPYDPEQVAKSAAIIEGNSGETFTTLFPEGSNEHPSEALSDIWDDWSKFSGLANELNSKAADLKTVATNGGSEDDFKAALGQMMQTCKSCHSDFKD
- the folE gene encoding GTP cyclohydrolase I FolE, with translation MCSEHNPVKRPTREEAEEAVRTLLRWAGDDPDREGLRGTPDRVARSYGEFFAGYQQDPAEILRRTFEETDGYDEMVVLRDIRVESYCEHHMVPIIGVAHVAYLPRRRVVGISKLARVVEVYAKRLQIQEKMTAQVANTIQEELDPLGVAVVIDANHQCMSTRGVHKTGVSMVTSRMLGAFRDDPITRREFFAMIGR
- the apaG gene encoding Co2+/Mg2+ efflux protein ApaG; protein product: MYSTVTHDIKVSVKPMFLEDESDPDTHRYIWAYRIEIENLGSKTVQLLNRHWRITDSRGETQEVKGPGVVGEQPVLACGESFNYTSGAPLTTPSGFMVGTFEMTDMDGNHFDIAIPAFSLDSPHGQHTVN
- the metZ gene encoding O-succinylhomoserine sulfhydrylase; protein product: MTTDKKASDNWRAATRSVRGGTARSGFCETSEAIFMNSGYVYETAAEAEASFDGSGPERFVYSRFANPTVGMFEERLALIEGAQYCRATASGMSAVWNALAASTKAGGRVVGSRALFGSCEFILTTLLPRFGVETELVDGTDKDAWEKALSKPADAVFLETPSNPTLEVLDIAFISELAHKAGAKVIVDNVFATPILQKPMELGADIVVYSATKHIDGQGRCLGGAILFNDKEWHDEHLTTFLRHTGPSMSPFNAWVLLKGLETLSLRVDQHIRNATALAEFLSEQPHVSRVLYPGLKSHPQHELAMKQMSGRGGGLIAIELAGGKKAAFSLLDNLKLIDISNNLGDAKSLATHPWTTTHQRVPAEDKVAMGITEGMLRLSVGLEDIDDLKEDLLAALAV
- a CDS encoding TVP38/TMEM64 family protein produces the protein MTKTSSMASNLSEQKQDIPTEITGTSKPLWRKLLPVAVLIVGLVIAWASGVLDLLSFESLRENRDLLQGFVADNPVSSVLVFMGLYVVSVALSLPIGSILTITGGFLFGAFLATSYVVVSATIGATIVYLAARYAFYDLMRAKAGNAVRRMEEGFAENAFSYLMVLRLIPIFPFWLVNLVPALLGVKLRSFVFGTMIGIIPGTFVYASIGDGLGALFDQGKTPDLGIIFEPRILTPIIGLAVLALLPVAYKKLRKRKIGENADE
- a CDS encoding dihydrolipoyl dehydrogenase family protein produces the protein MNKIITTDICVIGAGSGGLSVAAGAVQMGAKVVLIEKGKMGGDCLNTGCVPSKALLAAGHAAENARRASRFGVSTGPVEIDFGRAIDHVHSVIAGIAPHDSVERFEELGCTVIQAEARFTGPGEVIAGETTIKAKRFVIATGSRAAVPPIPGLETVCYFTNETIFENRVRPEHLIIIGGGPIGLEMAQAHHQLGAKVTVIEMGTILPKDDPDLVAVIRDRIKADGISLYEGAKTKEILDVNDQIRVVIEHQGIEITLEGSHLLLATGRKPNVENLGLKDAGIDYTDRGISVDARLRTSNKKVFAIGDITGGLQFTHMAGYDAGIVIRNALFRLPAKVDHSAVPWVTYTNPELAQVGLTEKTAREQYGDDIRVVTWDYAENDRARAEAETEGFIKVITKPNGRILGAAIVGRQAGELIGVWSLAISKKMKIGAIAGMIAPYPTLGELSKRVAGAWYTPSLFGEKTRKLVRFLLRFA